The nucleotide window CCTCAGTTGactgaattgaccccaaccatGCTAAGAAACCaatatatgttttcaaaatgcatatgGTAGGTGCAACCTCAGGATATAATGTAGGTGTTGAAATATGAAATTCTTTAATTTGGTTGGAAAAGAGGATGTCTGGGACTGAGTCTTCCCTCCTGGCGCGTCAGAAGGAGCTACTGCTCCAGAAATTGGAGACGTTTGAGGCCACCAACCGCACGCTGCGCCACCTACTGAGGGAACCGCACGGACATGAAGTACCGGTACATGCTTCAGGCCAGTAGAGGTCAGATTGGCCTGCAGTAGAGTATAACTTACTTTTAGCTATAACATGCCTTGATTTAGGGCCACAACATGATTAGCAAAGATACTTTACTtaccctgaaccctaaccctacttGAACCCCTAAGTTTCAACAACTTCCAGGATGGTGAAAATGCTGACAAGATGAGTAACCAATGACTTTCAGGAGCAGGATGAGGCAGCAAGCCAATTACAACTCACAATCTCATGTTGTGGCCCGAAATAACGCCCTCTCTTATAACTACTTTTACCTGTTGTGGTGGCTCTTTTTCTTATTTGTTTTTTGAACAGCTGGAATCCACGAGGATGTCAGAACAGAAAGATGTACTTCTGAAGAGGCTGACAGACACAGAGGCAGAAAACTCAGTGTGTTTCTTTGAATAAGCCACTGTCTGTCAGCAAAATATTCCTTGAATTACGAATCACCAAAATGTCCTCTTCAAAATGGTTTGTGCTCTTGGGGCAGTTGATGAATAGAGGAAGGTCCTACTGAAGTTAATGTCTGTGTCATTCGTAACGAATACATTACACTATAAGCATATTATAAACATGGCATGTCATCACACAGAATATTGTGGTGAAACTGCAAGAGAAAGAGCGGGAGGTAAAGCAACTGACTACGCTTCTGGACACAGAGATGGTGAAGTACAGAGGCAGTAATGTGTCTCACACACTCGCAGCGTGTTCATCAAATATTTAATTATTTGAATGATTACGATACTGTATTTTCTGTCTGTTGATGTTCCAGGAGAATGCTAAGACCACAGGCAAACTGTCTAAAGTGCTGGAGTCTACTCGGGCACACTTGCAGAGCCAGTTACGCAGCAAAGAGGCTGACAACAACCGCCTTGCTGTGCAAATCAAGGTAGAGTAGagtgacatgtttgttgtgtGGATTCTGTTTAGTATGCAACTCATCTTGCTCTGGAGCAGCTTCATTTTGCTATATTTACATACTTTGCCTATGCCTTATTGTAAAAGAAAAGTGAAAAGATCATTCCCACTACAAATATTTTTTCTTCTGCAGACAAAATGTCTTCCTGTATGTTTTTTTTCACCCTCTGCTTTCGGATTTGTCAAGAACCTGGAGCGGGTGGCCAGTCAGCAGCAGGGAGAGATGGGTCACCTGCTGGAGCAGTTGCGGAGTCTGAAACTTCAGGCAGAGGCCGACAAAGAGGACCTGAAGAGGGCCACACGGGCCCAGAAACACCGGGCTGAACTCAGCGAAGATACCGCCGGGCAGCTCAGCACCCAGCTACTGGATGTggtaggtgaaggggaggagaaggtggcctAACTGTCTCATTTTTATTAAAAAAACTGACCTTGAATCAGTGTTTAGGAACAAGATATCCCACAGAAGAATAGCTTGATGATTATTCAACCTTTGTTAGTAATGGGCTAGAACAACAGCCAGATGTACCGTGTAGCTCTGCGGGGCCTGGCTTAAATATTGTTCAAATCTATTGGATGATATTGTTGACTTCACAGGAGAATCAGATGGCAGAGGCCCTATCAGCAGCAGAGAACTGGCGTGGTCGCCACGCCCAGGAAATGAAGGACAAGACTCAGCTAGAGATGGAGGTCTCAGTCCTCAAcaggtgagagaaagggagagatgctTCAGTTGATTGACCACTTTCTCTCAAAATAAGAGGGGACACAGAATCAAGCACAATCATAAATatgtcaaatgtaaaatatagtcAAATCAAAGTCATTGGTCGCGTAACACCGTTTAAGAGATCTTATAGGGAATGCAGTGAAATGCccatgttactagctcctaacaatgcagtgaaatgcccatcttactagctcctaacaatgcagtgaaatgcccatcttactagctcctaacaatgcagtgaaatgcccatcttactagctcctaacaatgcagtGAAATGTCAAAGAAGTACACAGATAACCCACAACCAAAAGACAAATCAAGAATTTCTGTACTAATTCATTAAAAACCCAAATAAAACTGttacagtaatccaaatgcaatctATACATATACTTTATATACCAGATTAATTTACACAAGATACATAATATATGCAAGAGTATGTGGGCatcccttcaaatttgtggatttgactatttcagccacacatgttgctgacaggtgtaaaataaaatcgagcacacagccatgcaatctccatacacaaacattggcagtagaatggcccgtactgaagagctcagtgacattcaatgtgacaccgtcataggatgccacctttcaaacaagtcagtttgtaaaatttctgccctgctagagctgtcccggtcaactgtaagtgctgttattgtgaattggaaacctctaggagcaacaacggctcagccgcgaagtggtaggccacaacacaagctcacagaaagggaccaccgagtgctgaaacTCATAGCGcttaaaaatggtctgtccttggttgcaacactcactaccgagtgccaaattgcctctggaagcgACATTGGCAaaataactgttcatcgggagcttcatgaaatgggtttccatggccaagaagccgcacacaagccgaagatcaccatgcgcaatgccaagcatcggctggagtggtgtaaagctcattgGACTCTGGGgtagtggaaacgcattctctggagtgatgaatcacatttCACCATCTAGCAGTCGGAAGGACGAATCTAGGTGGATGccaagagaacgctacctgccctaatgcatagtgccagctgtaaagtttggtggaggaggaataagagtcagggctgtttttcatggttcgggctaggccccttagttccggtgaagggaaatcttaatgctacagcaaatcaaatgttatttgtcacatgtgctgaatacaaacaggtgtagaccttacagtgaaatgcttacttacaagctcttaaccaacaatgcagttttaggtagagttaaagtgactgtgcatagataataaacagagtagcagcagtttaAAAGAGGGGGGGCAATGAAAATAGTCATTTGaaatagccatttgattagctgttctggagtcttatggcttgggggtaaaagctgttaagaagtcttttggacctagacttggtgctccgataccgcttgccgtgtggtagcagagagaacagtctatgacaaggATGACATTGCCAttgtagatgattctgtgcttccgactttgtagcaacagtttggggaaggccctttcctgtttcagcatgacaatgcccccgtgcacaaagtgagatccatacagaaatggtttgttgaaatcggtgtggaagaacttgactggcccatACAGAGCACTAACCTCagccccatcaaacacctttgggaggaattggaatgtcgactgcgagccaggcctaatcggccaacatcagggcacaacctcactaatgctcttgtggctgaatcgAAGCAattccccgcagcaatgttccaacatctagtggaaagccttcccaggagagtggaggctgttatagcagcaaaggggggaccaactccatattaatgcccatgattttggaatgagatgttcgacgagcaggtgtccacatacttttggtcatgtagtgtagactaagaatgatatgtaaagcagtagatatattagagtGTGCTACATCAAGAATCCAGTATATTAATAAATATGCTGTGTTTATAAACAGTAACtaaaatgtaatgtacagtagtagaaatattagaatgagctatGTCAAGAATAGTGTCTACACAGTATAAACTCCCATGGTCTAACATAAAGCCCAGCTGACGTAAATCCTTCATAATCCAATTTTTATCATCCTGCTCCACCCTGTGTGTGCAGCCAAATGTCAAACCTGACACAGCAGCTCcatgggagagaggaaagggccCGGGCCGAGAGAGAGGGGCTCCTGGACCGCCTGCACAGTCTCACCACAGAGGGCACCCACGCCAGGCTACAGAACCAGAGCCTCAAGGTCAATGATGACAATGGATTAACACTTGAAATTTCTGGGCCAGTTTCCCAGAGACAGATTCATTTTAGTCTGGAAGTTGGACTAGAAATGGCTTTGAATGGATATTTTTCATTGGGCTTTAAAGGGGAATGTAAACACTTTAGGAAGCAACGTTACAGTTAGCTGACATTCTAAAGTCTAGTGTTTCCCTTCCCCTTTAATCTGTTTCTGTACCAATCCATTATGTGGTACTTTCTTCTTTTACGAGAATCCCATTTCCACCCGGTACCTAACAAATAGTATGTGTTGGTTCTGGTTTCAGTACATTAAAGATACAAATGAAATTCATTATTCATATATTTAGCTGACCAGATAATAGATTGCTTCATTGCATCATAACACCGATTTGTGGTCAGATTATTCTGGTACACACATGTACACCGTTCTTTACTGCAGGCTGACAGCCATATGTGTGTGTttccctcattcaggccaggttATCTGCTGTGGAGGAGAAGCTGGCTCTGTCCCAGTCAGAGGTACAACAAGTCAAAGCCTCTGTGAAGCAATACGAGAGCCTGGTAGACAGCTATAAGACCcaggtatgtacacacacacacaagtatacGCCCACGTCGTACCCATATACAGTGCCCACAAACATGCAATAATATACTAAATGAAAgagaattaagcaataaggcacgaggaggtgtggtatatggccaatataccacggctaagggctgttcttatgcacgacgcaaagCGGGTTCAGACCGtgtaccacgggtatgacaaaacatttatttttactgctctaat belongs to Oncorhynchus keta strain PuntledgeMale-10-30-2019 chromosome 9, Oket_V2, whole genome shotgun sequence and includes:
- the LOC118387332 gene encoding outer dense fiber protein 2-like encodes the protein MQLEKDTLLRKLMEAEIDGTEAAIQVSALRETVTKMRNVSTSRMSGTESSLLARQKELLLQKLETFEATNRTLRHLLREPHGHEVPLESTRMSEQKDVLLKRLTDTEAENSHVITQNIVVKLQEKEREVKQLTTLLDTEMENAKTTGKLSKVLESTRAHLQSQLRSKEADNNRLAVQIKNLERVASQQQGEMGHLLEQLRSLKLQAEADKEDLKRATRAQKHRAELSEDTAGQLSTQLLDVENQMAEALSAAENWRGRHAQEMKDKTQLEMEVSVLNSQMSNLTQQLHGREERARAEREGLLDRLHSLTTEGTHARLQNQSLKARLSAVEEKLALSQSEVQQVKASVKQYESLVDSYKTQVVKMRAKADEYCARLGQTECEAREVRDQMERELEVVRRELLGRLTELEALRRTEVLLEEAQDREHAQERHSTEPN